A segment of the Sulfoacidibacillus ferrooxidans genome:
CCGTTGCAAAATACACGGTGTCGTCAATGATAACCGGGGTAGACATGACCTCACCTAGTGTTGCATCTTCCCATAGCGGTTTCCCAGTTGTAGCACGAAAAGCATCTACACCTGAAAATCCATATCCACGGATGACTGCTTTTCCATCTGCATAGAGCATACCCCCAGTAAAAGTCGCACCAACAGGATAACCGCTACTATAGAACATGTATTCATATCAAAACCAAATCACATATTGTTTCGTAATACTAAGTGAAGACACATTTGATATGGGGGAAGATACATGAAAACCAAACATGCGATAACAGTAAAGAATCGATGGACTGTATCCATCGCGCTAACAAGTCTAACACTACTAGGCTCCACCAGTTCCGCGTTTGCCTTTGTCGGACCGCAACCGATGCCACATCACGATCAGACCATTAGAGGTTTACATACAATTAGTGTAGTCTCTTCTACAGTCGACCCAAGCAATGGCGATCAAAATCCTTATGGTGTTGCGATCAGTCCGAAAGGCGGTTTATTCGTCTCTAACTTTTCCAATGCAGCTGGCGTAAATGGTGCCGGTACTACAATTGAACAAATCGTCAATGGTAAGCCCGTTCCCTTTTTTAGCGATGCAAATGGACCTGCAGGCATGGCATTTTCTCCGCTTGGCCCTTTATGGATTGCAAACTTTGGTCAATCTAGTACAACTGGGAACGTTCAAGTCATTAAACCAAATGGAACTGCATTCCCTAACGGATATAGTGTAATTACAAATCCTTCTATACAAGGACCGTGGGGCCAAGCATTTG
Coding sequences within it:
- a CDS encoding PQQ-binding-like beta-propeller repeat protein; the protein is MFYSSGYPVGATFTGGMLYADGKAVIRGYGFSGVDAFRATTGKPLWEDATLGEVMSTPVIIDDTVYFATGGGHVEAVNLFTGHLLWKTRVRSFTNMDALNDDVNPHHGQTIIIVGGTDPGHLYGIDADNWDIW